One part of the uncultured Bacteroides sp. genome encodes these proteins:
- a CDS encoding GDSL-type esterase/lipase family protein: protein MKSFNRLSLAVILFITVSVFSKGAESSVNVKRAARTNYVLLDGQSLPKGNAVGKDGEIHKVDVPLLHLVRTKSGLHKGTVLLIPGGDYETLKLKSECESTTRFLNAQNFDVAVLEYRVGSDIQTRNMALTDALKAFRLLKGNKNLQGLNTDHLLAMGFASGGHLAARAVQRLNKKEQPDELILVSPSYMNETLAGTVYSAVLPPLEPAGRLLTIVPDKGDKAWVKSCEEYTKTWIGYDGKASCYSQKDNVYVCGKDTIAMGGKFKLSGILKKFLEAKPETEKIAQNPATVPVEGYNRKRHADKLALVAKDKYNLIMIGNSITNNFEKPQYQPVWNQFFTPRKALNLGFSGYRTENLIWNIQNGELEGQSPKVVVLEIGTNNIDEVHYPTRHTAGQLAGGIEAVVKLLREKLPDSKIIVMRCFPGCYGGPNPTSHRLILERASDLVSRIADGKHVFYCDVNHVFLNLDGSINHDMMSDWLHPSPAGAKAWAQAMEPLLSELMGDKSLDTEISSNTAIVPASKLENDSYDWWARHADVLAIKDSINPEVVLIGNSITHFWGGLPQLKYADGRLRTPNGPETWNALFKDYRVLNLGFGWDRTQNVLWRLDHGEIDGLHPRTIILHIGTNNTSETKNARMNTAPEIVEGIRAICMRLRSKVPGAKIVLMSVFPREHEPTHPRRILINEINRNLETFAKENNITILNIGPKMVEADGTLPKEIAPDFCHPAEKGYQIWADAIRPFISEL from the coding sequence ATGAAATCATTTAATCGGCTATCTCTGGCTGTAATTTTATTTATTACCGTTTCGGTTTTTTCTAAAGGTGCAGAAAGCTCTGTTAATGTAAAGAGAGCAGCTCGCACAAATTATGTTTTACTTGATGGGCAATCTCTGCCAAAGGGGAATGCTGTTGGTAAGGATGGTGAAATTCATAAAGTAGATGTTCCTTTACTTCATTTAGTAAGAACCAAATCCGGATTGCATAAGGGTACGGTGTTGTTAATTCCAGGAGGGGATTATGAAACATTAAAGTTGAAAAGTGAATGTGAATCTACTACCAGATTTCTTAATGCACAAAACTTTGACGTAGCTGTTCTTGAATATCGTGTGGGTAGTGATATACAAACACGCAATATGGCCTTGACGGATGCTCTTAAAGCTTTCAGGTTACTTAAGGGCAATAAGAATCTTCAAGGTTTGAATACTGATCACTTGCTTGCAATGGGGTTTGCTTCGGGAGGGCATCTTGCTGCAAGAGCTGTTCAAAGGCTGAATAAAAAGGAACAACCCGATGAATTGATTCTTGTATCTCCTTCTTATATGAATGAAACTCTTGCCGGAACAGTTTATAGTGCAGTGCTTCCTCCTCTGGAACCTGCAGGCCGATTACTTACTATTGTTCCCGATAAAGGAGACAAAGCATGGGTGAAGAGTTGTGAGGAATATACTAAAACATGGATAGGGTATGATGGAAAGGCTTCTTGCTACTCTCAGAAAGATAATGTTTATGTTTGTGGCAAGGATACCATTGCTATGGGTGGAAAATTTAAGCTTTCGGGTATTCTTAAGAAGTTTCTGGAAGCAAAGCCTGAGACTGAAAAGATTGCACAGAATCCTGCTACTGTTCCTGTTGAAGGGTATAATCGTAAGCGCCATGCCGATAAACTCGCTCTTGTAGCTAAGGATAAGTATAACTTGATTATGATTGGTAATTCTATCACTAATAATTTTGAGAAACCTCAGTATCAGCCTGTATGGAATCAGTTCTTTACTCCAAGGAAGGCTCTTAACCTAGGTTTTAGTGGTTACCGCACCGAAAATCTTATCTGGAATATTCAGAACGGAGAACTGGAAGGTCAATCGCCCAAAGTGGTTGTGCTAGAAATAGGTACCAATAATATAGATGAAGTACATTACCCTACACGTCACACTGCAGGCCAACTTGCCGGTGGAATTGAAGCTGTAGTTAAACTCTTGCGAGAAAAGTTACCTGATTCAAAGATTATTGTGATGCGTTGCTTTCCGGGATGTTATGGCGGACCAAATCCAACTTCCCATCGTTTAATTCTTGAACGTGCTTCCGATTTAGTATCCAGGATTGCTGATGGAAAGCATGTTTTTTATTGTGATGTAAATCATGTGTTTCTGAATTTAGACGGATCAATAAATCATGATATGATGAGCGACTGGCTTCATCCTTCTCCTGCAGGAGCAAAAGCATGGGCTCAGGCTATGGAACCTTTGTTGTCTGAACTAATGGGGGATAAGTCTTTGGATACAGAGATATCTTCAAACACAGCAATAGTGCCGGCTTCTAAGTTGGAAAATGATAGTTATGATTGGTGGGCACGTCATGCTGATGTATTAGCAATCAAGGATTCCATTAATCCGGAAGTGGTTCTTATTGGTAACTCTATTACTCATTTCTGGGGTGGATTACCACAACTTAAATATGCTGACGGGCGTCTAAGAACTCCTAACGGACCAGAGACATGGAATGCTTTATTCAAGGATTACCGTGTACTGAACCTGGGCTTTGGATGGGATCGTACACAAAATGTACTCTGGCGTCTTGACCATGGAGAAATAGACGGACTTCATCCTCGTACGATTATTCTTCATATTGGTACCAATAATACCAGTGAAACAAAGAATGCCCGCATGAATACAGCTCCCGAAATAGTAGAAGGCATCCGTGCTATCTGTATGCGTCTTCGCTCTAAAGTGCCGGGTGCAAAGATTGTCTTGATGTCTGTCTTTCCTCGTGAACATGAGCCAACTCATCCACGCAGAATTCTTATTAACGAGATAAACCGTAATCTTGAAACCTTTGCTAAGGAGAATAACATCACAATACTGAATATTGGCCCTAAGATGGTGGAAGCTGATGGCACATTGCCTAAAGAAATAGCTCCCGATTTCTGTCATCCAGCGGAAAAGGGATATCAGATATGGGCAGATGCTATCCGGCCATTTATTTCAGAATTATGA
- the hydG gene encoding [FeFe] hydrogenase H-cluster radical SAM maturase HydG translates to MKFTPEKYSIADERMKPFIDPVEIWDYLNNAIPSKQKVREIIAKSLSKQRLNLEEVACLVKADTPELIEEIKEGAKTLKRTIYGNRIVLFAPLYIGNKCTNDCLYCGFRISNKDAVRKTLSDQEIVKEIEALEDNGQKRLILVYGEHAEYSPEYIAHTVRIAYAVKKGNGEIRRVNINAAPLDIEGFKVVKAAGIGTYQIFQETYHPEAYKIYHQRGKKADYNYRLTALDRAQEASIDDVGIGALFGLYDWRFEVLALVRHANHFEACYNVGPHTISFPRVKDASGQNLKTNYFVSDEDFTKLIAILRLAVPYTGMILTAREPAALRDEIIQYGVSQIDGGTNIEIGSYAEKIAQERNLNKGQFQINDDRPLNDIIDELLDQGMIPSFCTACYRLGRTGEHFMEFSVPGFIKRYCTPNAILTLAEYLIDYAPQHTAEKGWNIIYSTIDNMEDENMKASILEKIKQLKLGNRDLYY, encoded by the coding sequence ATGAAATTTACTCCTGAAAAATACTCCATTGCAGATGAACGAATGAAACCGTTTATCGATCCTGTAGAAATATGGGATTATCTCAATAATGCTATTCCTTCAAAACAAAAAGTACGTGAGATAATAGCTAAGTCTCTTTCTAAACAAAGACTGAATCTTGAAGAGGTGGCTTGTCTTGTTAAGGCCGATACTCCTGAACTGATTGAGGAGATAAAGGAAGGTGCAAAAACGCTTAAACGTACTATTTACGGGAATAGAATTGTGCTGTTTGCTCCGCTTTATATAGGCAATAAATGTACAAATGATTGTCTTTATTGTGGTTTTAGAATATCAAACAAGGATGCTGTGAGGAAAACTCTTTCTGACCAGGAGATTGTGAAAGAGATAGAGGCATTGGAAGACAATGGACAGAAAAGACTGATTCTTGTTTATGGTGAACATGCGGAATATAGTCCCGAATATATTGCTCATACAGTTAGGATTGCTTATGCCGTTAAAAAAGGAAATGGAGAAATAAGGAGAGTAAATATCAATGCAGCTCCACTGGATATTGAAGGTTTTAAGGTTGTAAAAGCAGCCGGAATAGGAACATATCAGATTTTTCAGGAAACTTATCATCCTGAGGCTTATAAAATTTATCATCAACGAGGTAAAAAGGCTGATTATAATTACAGGCTGACTGCTTTGGACAGGGCGCAGGAAGCAAGCATTGATGATGTGGGAATAGGTGCTTTGTTTGGCTTATACGATTGGCGTTTTGAAGTGCTTGCTTTGGTTAGGCATGCGAATCATTTTGAAGCTTGCTATAATGTGGGTCCTCATACCATCTCTTTTCCCAGAGTGAAAGATGCTTCCGGACAAAACCTGAAAACGAACTATTTTGTAAGCGATGAGGATTTTACTAAACTGATCGCTATTTTGAGATTAGCTGTACCTTATACAGGAATGATTTTGACGGCAAGAGAACCAGCTGCCTTGAGAGATGAAATAATACAGTATGGAGTTTCGCAAATTGATGGTGGAACTAATATTGAAATTGGCAGCTATGCTGAAAAAATTGCTCAGGAAAGGAATCTGAACAAAGGACAGTTTCAGATAAATGATGACAGGCCTTTGAATGATATAATTGATGAATTGCTCGATCAGGGTATGATTCCTTCTTTTTGTACTGCCTGTTACAGGTTGGGCAGGACAGGGGAGCATTTCATGGAATTCTCTGTTCCGGGATTCATAAAGCGTTATTGTACTCCTAATGCCATTCTTACGCTGGCTGAATATCTTATTGATTATGCACCTCAACATACTGCAGAGAAAGGATGGAATATTATTTATTCTACGATTGATAATATGGAGGATGAGAATATGAAAGCTTCTATCCTTGAGAAGATAAAACAGTTAAAGTTGGGAAATAGAGATTTGTATTACTAA
- the hydF gene encoding [FeFe] hydrogenase H-cluster maturation GTPase HydF translates to MARDLKPHIGIFGRRNVGKSSFINALTGLDVAIVSEVPGTTTDPVKKSMEILGVGPAIIIDTAGIDDSGELGEKRIAKTLDVIKQIDCAILLITDNTFGEFEETLIRKFYKADVDCLIVYNKVDMEPLLNTTIKEMQQYTNAPIVEFSAKTNFNINCVIETLKSIIPETAYQKPSLLKGLINRGDIVLLITSNDSEAPEGRLILPQVMAIRDVLDNGAINIVVNVTELELFLHNTGIKPKLIITDSQVFKTVNKIVSPDIPLTGFSVAYAHMRGPFDDYMKGVGKISDLKDGDRILILESCTHQVSCDDIGRFKIPNWLREYTKKQLDFDVVAGLDEIKKPITDYALVIQCGSCMITRKQVFSRLAEAIEAGVPVTNYGLTIAWINGIFERAIAPFMS, encoded by the coding sequence ATGGCACGTGATTTAAAACCGCACATTGGAATTTTTGGTCGGAGGAATGTGGGCAAGAGCTCATTCATCAATGCACTGACGGGACTTGATGTGGCTATTGTGTCCGAGGTTCCGGGTACTACAACTGATCCTGTAAAGAAATCAATGGAGATTCTGGGAGTTGGACCTGCCATTATTATTGATACTGCTGGTATTGATGACAGTGGAGAACTTGGCGAAAAAAGGATTGCAAAAACTCTGGATGTAATTAAGCAAATAGATTGTGCTATATTACTTATTACAGATAACACTTTTGGTGAATTTGAAGAAACACTGATACGGAAATTTTATAAAGCCGATGTGGACTGCCTGATTGTGTATAACAAAGTCGATATGGAACCCTTACTGAATACTACAATTAAGGAAATGCAGCAATATACTAATGCGCCCATTGTTGAGTTTAGCGCAAAAACAAATTTCAATATTAACTGTGTTATTGAAACGCTTAAAAGCATAATTCCGGAAACAGCTTATCAAAAGCCTTCGTTATTGAAGGGGTTGATTAATCGTGGAGATATTGTTTTGCTCATTACTTCAAATGATTCTGAAGCTCCGGAGGGTAGACTTATTTTACCTCAGGTAATGGCTATTCGTGATGTATTGGATAATGGAGCTATTAATATTGTTGTAAACGTGACGGAATTGGAGTTGTTCTTGCATAACACAGGTATAAAACCCAAATTGATTATAACAGATAGTCAGGTATTTAAGACTGTAAATAAGATTGTTTCTCCTGATATTCCGTTAACGGGGTTCAGTGTGGCTTATGCTCACATGCGAGGTCCTTTTGACGATTATATGAAAGGAGTTGGAAAAATCTCGGATCTGAAAGATGGTGATCGGATTTTAATTCTTGAATCGTGCACGCATCAGGTTAGTTGTGATGACATCGGGAGGTTTAAGATCCCTAATTGGCTGAGAGAATATACGAAAAAACAATTGGACTTTGACGTTGTAGCAGGTTTGGACGAAATAAAAAAACCTATAACGGATTATGCACTGGTTATTCAGTGTGGTAGTTGTATGATTACACGGAAACAGGTCTTTAGTCGTCTGGCTGAGGCTATTGAAGCAGGTGTTCCAGTTACAAACTATGGATTGACTATTGCCTGGATAAATGGAATCTTCGAAAGGGCAATAGCTCCTTTTATGAGCTGA
- the hydE gene encoding [FeFe] hydrogenase H-cluster radical SAM maturase HydE, whose translation MMTVSEILNRQELSREDIIRLLSITDKEEHDELIKRAYSIKERIIGKKVYLRGLIEFSNYCRKNCYYCGIRCGNHKVSRYSLTDEEILEIVEFAQENHLKGIVLQSGELSNEEFLNRITALIAKIKKATNPDFRITLSLGEQSLDTYKSWFDAGAQRYLLRIETSSEELYNKIHPSDELHSFKTRLKCLEYLREIGYMMGTGVMIGLPFQTIENLADDLLFIKERDVDMVGMGPYLEHADTPLYNYKDLLMPVNERFNLSIRMIAVLRILMPDINIASTTALQSIIPKGREIGLKAGANVVMPNLTPLKYRRSYLLYENKPCINEEADDCLNCLAKKIEMIGEEIAFNDYGDSKHYINRNLIV comes from the coding sequence ATGATGACGGTAAGCGAAATATTAAATAGGCAGGAGTTGTCAAGAGAAGATATTATCCGCTTACTATCTATTACAGATAAAGAAGAGCATGATGAGTTGATAAAAAGGGCGTATTCAATAAAGGAGAGAATAATTGGCAAAAAAGTATACCTCAGAGGGTTGATTGAGTTTTCCAACTATTGCAGAAAGAACTGCTATTATTGTGGTATAAGATGCGGAAATCATAAAGTTTCCAGATATTCTCTTACTGATGAGGAAATTTTAGAGATTGTTGAATTTGCACAGGAAAATCACTTGAAAGGCATTGTTCTTCAGTCGGGAGAACTTAGTAACGAAGAGTTTTTAAATAGAATAACGGCATTAATCGCTAAAATAAAGAAAGCTACAAATCCGGATTTCCGTATTACTCTTTCTCTTGGAGAGCAGTCTTTGGATACGTACAAAAGTTGGTTTGATGCAGGGGCTCAGAGATATTTGCTGAGGATTGAAACATCCAGCGAAGAACTGTATAATAAAATACATCCTTCAGATGAGTTGCATAGCTTTAAAACTCGTCTGAAATGTTTGGAATATCTTCGGGAAATTGGCTATATGATGGGAACGGGAGTGATGATTGGTTTGCCTTTTCAGACTATTGAGAACCTTGCAGACGATTTATTGTTTATAAAAGAAAGAGATGTAGATATGGTAGGAATGGGGCCATATCTTGAACATGCAGATACGCCTTTATACAATTATAAGGATTTGCTGATGCCTGTTAATGAGCGGTTCAATTTATCCATTCGTATGATTGCTGTTTTAAGGATATTGATGCCGGATATTAATATTGCATCTACTACAGCTCTTCAGTCGATTATTCCAAAGGGAAGGGAAATTGGTTTGAAAGCCGGTGCAAATGTAGTAATGCCAAATCTTACGCCATTGAAATACAGGCGCAGTTATCTTCTTTACGAAAACAAGCCATGTATTAATGAAGAAGCGGATGATTGCCTGAATTGTCTTGCTAAAAAGATTGAGATGATTGGTGAAGAGATCGCATTTAATGATTATGGTGATTCTAAACATTATATTAATAGAAACCTAATAGTTTAA
- a CDS encoding NAD(P)H-dependent oxidoreductase subunit E, with amino-acid sequence MITEDDICNVHMMTEEEKYNLLKNVIIDYDRKEDNLIQILHMAQAIFGYLPTEVQHFIASEMDLSVSKVNSVLTFYSFFSTKPKGKYTIAVCLGTACYVRGGKEVLNKLKDELGIDVGETTPDKRYSLTVMRCIGSCGLAPAMTINGKVYKQVNPNRIKRILGTLK; translated from the coding sequence ATGATAACAGAAGACGACATTTGCAATGTTCACATGATGACTGAAGAAGAAAAATATAATCTTCTTAAGAATGTTATTATTGATTATGATCGGAAAGAGGATAATCTGATTCAGATTTTGCATATGGCACAGGCTATATTCGGTTATCTTCCTACTGAGGTGCAGCATTTTATAGCCAGTGAGATGGATTTGTCTGTTTCGAAAGTAAATAGCGTTCTTACGTTTTATTCTTTCTTTTCCACAAAACCGAAAGGAAAATATACTATTGCTGTTTGTTTGGGAACAGCCTGCTATGTTCGTGGAGGTAAAGAGGTGCTGAATAAACTGAAAGATGAATTGGGTATTGATGTGGGCGAAACTACTCCGGACAAGAGATATTCACTTACAGTGATGCGTTGCATCGGCTCTTGTGGACTTGCTCCGGCTATGACTATCAATGGAAAGGTTTATAAACAGGTTAATCCTAACAGAATAAAACGAATATTGGGAACGTTGAAATAG
- a CDS encoding NADH-ubiquinone oxidoreductase-F iron-sulfur binding region domain-containing protein: MKINTIKDLESIKNDFLNKEKAFQFTAHICYGAGCISSDCKKFKEAFEQALEQEHLQSKVRIKLTGCMGACTLGPTLIINPGNTLYCNLNPASASLIVNEHIKEGRIAEKFCYKDRETGNIITDLNEIPFFKHQKKIVLQKCGTIDYASVDEYIAHDGYFGLAKALTMNSIEVVDEIKNSGLRGRGGGGFPTGTKWEMANKVSSDQKYLICNADEGDPGAFMDRSLLEGDPHSVIEGMLIAGYAIGASKGVVYIRAEYPIAIERLTMAIKASQELGILGDNILGSKFCFDIVIRIGAGAFVCGEETALMESVEGKRGEPRQKPPYPVQSGLFGKPTVINNVETLGNVAQIILNGSKWFSSIGTEKSKGTKVFALAGAIVNKGLIEVPMGTTLGEILFDVGGGIPRGKLFKMAQTGGPSGGCLTAEHLNTPIDYESLTKLGAIMGSGGLICTDEDTCMVDMARFFMDFVQDESCGKCVPCRIGTKRMLEILERITCGEGKEGDVELLIELGESIKDSAICGLGQTAPNPVLSTIKYFRHEYDEHIKMDYCRAGVCGSLFLAPCQNACPAKVNVPGYVALIAAGRVRDAYNLIRQENPFPSICGRVCTHPCESKCRRAQIDDPIAIADLKRYAADFVYNSGEPLVTLSFPKNGSSVGIIGAGPSGLTCGYYLSRLGYTVDIYEEKDVAGGILAYGIPEYRLPKEELKKEIDAIVQSGINIIYNTKVGKDITFRELKEKYNAIYISIGTQLSRKIGIEGEEKGGVYHGLDFLRDISMNKKVKVKGIVAVIGGGNTAIDAARSALRLGAKEVHILYRRKMEEMPADRRELEDAIEEGVILHELVAPVRFVGDGKVTGIECVKMIPGKFGKDGRRIPVEVINSTFMMDIDMAIPAVSQYSDLPFIPKGEVGVTDWGTFIVDPESQMTTQPGIFAGGDIARGSDVVITAIADGKNAARSIDKYLGGTGKLNIGEPIEIPTRGVDEGITVEHERFKMQSLDPKEREGNFDEVRLGYHKLNAIAESMRCLRCSDRNTDRSSED; this comes from the coding sequence ATGAAAATCAATACAATCAAAGATCTGGAATCGATAAAGAATGATTTTCTAAACAAAGAGAAAGCATTTCAGTTTACCGCTCATATTTGTTATGGCGCGGGTTGTATATCTTCTGATTGCAAGAAATTCAAGGAGGCGTTTGAGCAGGCTCTCGAACAGGAACACCTACAATCGAAAGTGAGGATAAAGCTGACCGGATGCATGGGAGCATGTACTTTGGGGCCCACTTTAATTATCAATCCGGGTAACACATTATATTGCAATCTTAATCCTGCAAGTGCTTCATTAATTGTAAACGAGCATATAAAAGAAGGTAGAATAGCAGAGAAATTCTGTTATAAAGACAGAGAAACGGGTAATATTATAACTGATTTGAATGAAATACCATTCTTTAAACATCAGAAAAAGATAGTACTTCAGAAGTGTGGAACTATTGACTATGCATCAGTTGATGAATATATTGCTCATGATGGATATTTTGGGTTGGCTAAAGCGCTTACCATGAATTCAATAGAAGTTGTTGATGAAATTAAGAATTCAGGATTAAGAGGTCGTGGTGGTGGTGGCTTCCCAACAGGAACTAAATGGGAAATGGCAAATAAGGTAAGTAGCGATCAGAAATATCTTATTTGTAATGCAGACGAAGGAGACCCGGGTGCTTTTATGGATAGAAGTTTGCTCGAAGGAGATCCTCATTCGGTGATAGAAGGTATGTTGATTGCCGGTTATGCTATTGGTGCTTCAAAAGGTGTAGTCTATATAAGAGCTGAGTACCCTATTGCAATTGAAAGACTGACGATGGCTATCAAAGCATCTCAGGAACTAGGAATTCTTGGAGATAATATTCTTGGAAGTAAGTTCTGTTTTGATATTGTAATCAGAATTGGAGCAGGGGCTTTTGTTTGCGGAGAAGAGACTGCATTGATGGAATCGGTGGAAGGAAAGAGGGGAGAACCCAGACAAAAACCTCCTTATCCTGTGCAGAGTGGTTTGTTTGGAAAGCCTACAGTTATCAATAATGTAGAAACACTGGGTAATGTTGCTCAAATTATATTAAATGGCTCAAAATGGTTTTCTTCTATTGGAACAGAGAAAAGTAAGGGTACAAAGGTTTTTGCTCTAGCCGGAGCTATTGTGAACAAAGGATTGATAGAGGTTCCAATGGGGACTACGCTCGGTGAGATTCTTTTTGATGTTGGTGGAGGTATTCCAAGAGGAAAATTATTCAAGATGGCACAAACCGGAGGTCCGTCGGGTGGTTGTCTTACTGCTGAGCATCTTAATACTCCTATTGATTACGAATCTCTGACAAAACTAGGGGCAATTATGGGCTCTGGTGGTTTGATATGTACCGATGAAGATACTTGTATGGTTGATATGGCTCGTTTCTTTATGGATTTTGTTCAGGATGAATCGTGTGGAAAGTGTGTTCCATGTCGTATCGGAACAAAGCGGATGCTCGAAATTCTGGAAAGAATTACATGTGGAGAGGGAAAAGAAGGGGATGTTGAGCTTTTAATTGAATTGGGAGAATCAATCAAGGATTCTGCTATTTGCGGTTTAGGGCAGACAGCTCCCAATCCTGTTCTTAGCACAATTAAATATTTCAGGCACGAGTATGACGAGCACATAAAGATGGACTATTGTAGGGCCGGAGTTTGTGGCAGTCTTTTCCTTGCTCCTTGTCAGAATGCCTGTCCTGCAAAGGTTAATGTTCCCGGTTATGTTGCTTTGATAGCTGCAGGCAGGGTGCGCGATGCTTATAATCTTATCCGTCAGGAAAATCCATTTCCATCAATTTGTGGTAGGGTTTGTACACATCCATGTGAGAGTAAATGCCGTCGTGCTCAGATAGATGATCCTATTGCTATTGCCGACTTGAAACGCTATGCGGCCGACTTTGTATATAATTCAGGAGAACCATTGGTAACTCTCAGTTTCCCTAAGAATGGAAGTTCTGTAGGAATTATTGGTGCTGGCCCGTCCGGATTGACTTGTGGCTATTATTTGTCACGGCTTGGTTATACTGTTGATATATACGAAGAGAAAGATGTTGCAGGTGGAATTCTGGCTTACGGCATTCCTGAATATAGGTTACCAAAAGAAGAGTTGAAAAAGGAAATAGATGCAATTGTACAGTCGGGAATTAATATTATCTACAACACAAAGGTTGGAAAGGACATTACATTCAGAGAATTGAAAGAAAAGTATAATGCGATATATATTTCAATAGGAACTCAGCTTTCCCGAAAAATTGGTATAGAAGGAGAGGAAAAGGGAGGGGTATATCACGGACTCGATTTTCTTAGAGATATTAGCATGAACAAAAAAGTAAAAGTGAAGGGAATTGTTGCTGTTATTGGAGGTGGTAATACAGCCATTGATGCAGCAAGATCGGCTCTTCGCCTTGGAGCTAAAGAGGTACATATACTCTATAGAAGGAAAATGGAAGAGATGCCTGCCGACAGAAGGGAACTAGAAGATGCAATAGAAGAAGGAGTAATCTTGCACGAATTAGTTGCTCCGGTTCGTTTCGTGGGTGATGGAAAGGTTACTGGTATTGAATGCGTGAAAATGATACCAGGTAAGTTTGGAAAAGATGGCAGACGGATACCGGTTGAGGTCATTAACTCTACGTTTATGATGGATATTGATATGGCTATTCCGGCTGTAAGTCAGTATTCCGATTTACCTTTTATTCCGAAGGGTGAGGTCGGAGTAACTGACTGGGGAACATTTATTGTTGATCCGGAATCGCAGATGACCACTCAACCGGGTATTTTTGCCGGAGGAGATATAGCTCGTGGTTCTGATGTTGTGATTACTGCTATTGCCGATGGCAAAAATGCAGCAAGATCTATTGATAAATATTTAGGTGGAACCGGAAAACTAAATATTGGCGAGCCGATAGAGATACCTACAAGGGGAGTGGATGAAGGAATTACAGTTGAACATGAACGTTTTAAAATGCAATCTCTTGATCCGAAAGAACGGGAAGGTAACTTTGATGAGGTGAGGTTAGGCTATCACAAACTTAATGCAATTGCCGAATCAATGAGGTGTTTAAGATGTTCTGATCGTAATACAGATCGTAGTTCGGAAGATTAA